From the genome of Thermodesulfatator atlanticus DSM 21156:
AAATTTTCCCCTTGATTAGTTATTCCTGTTTTTATAGCATTATAATGGGACTTAAATCCAAAAATAAGGCTATTATTTATGGAATACTACCCAAGGATAATAGAAGAAAAGTTGGAAAAATGGCTACCTAGAAAGGAAATTATCCTGTTAAAAGGCCCTCGCCAGAGCGGTAAAACCACTTTACTTAAACATCTGCAAGAAAAACACGGCGGTGCATATATAAGCCTAGAAATCGAAGAATACGCCAAATCCCTTAAAACTGACCCCCTGCTTTTTGCCAAAAGATTTCTTGAGCAAAAAATCCTCTATCTCGACGAAGCACAATATCTCAAAGACATAGGCAGATATGTCAAGATTATCCATGACCACTCGGACAAGAACTAAAATTAGTGGTTACTGGTTCTGGATCCTTTGAAATAAAAGAAAATCTAGGCCAATACTTGGTTGGACGGGCCACCTACCTTGAACAGTATCCCTTAAATTTTGCTGAATTTCTCCTCTGGAAAAAACAAAGAACTTCTTATTCTCTACCAGGAATATCAAAAAAACCTATGGGAATTTATTGAAGGAAAAACACACAAACTCAAACAACCCATCTTTGAAAAAGAATTTACCAATCTTTTAGAAGAATTTATCCTATTTGGAGGGTATCCAGCTGTTGTAAAAGAAAAAGACATAAAAACTAAAAAAGAAATACTCAAAAATCTCGTTCAAATTTATCTAGAAAAAGATATTTTTTTCTTTTTAAACATAAGACAACTTGAGAAGTTTAGAGTCTTTTTAAAAATCCTGGCTTTTAATACAGGAAATATCATTGAAATATCTTCTTTAAGCAAAGAAATAAAGCTCGATTATAAAACCATTCAAAAATATCTCGACGTACTCATTAACACTTACGTAATAGGTCTCCTTCCATCATTTCACAAGAATCTAGCAACTGAACTGAAAAAAAAGCAAAAAAGTATATTTCCTTGATACAGGTTTAAGGAACGCCGTTTTATCAAATTTTCAAACGATAGAACTACGACACGATAGAGGCGCAATGCTTGAAAATTTTGTCTACAAGGAACTCAGAAAAAAAGAATTTTTGACTAAATTTTTGCGCACCACCGGAAAAGCGGAAGTGAATTTCATCTTGTTTCAAGAAGAATCAATATTTCCTACGAAGTTAAATACACACCCAAAGTAAGAAAAAGTCTTTATAGTTTTCTGAAAAGATACAATTTAAAAAGAGCTTTAATTTTAAATTTCGCAAACGTCACCAAAACAGAGAAAAAGAATTCTTTTTTAATAGGCTTTGCTCCGTGTTTTTATATCTAAAAGACTTTACAAAATATCTTTTCTCGGTC
Proteins encoded in this window:
- a CDS encoding DUF4143 domain-containing protein; the encoded protein is MLNFSSGKNKELLILYQEYQKNLWEFIEGKTHKLKQPIFEKEFTNLLEEFILFGGYPAVVKEKDIKTKKEILKNLVQIYLEKDIFFFLNIRQLEKFRVFLKILAFNTGNIIEISSLSKEIKLDYKTIQKYLDVLINTYVIGLLPSFHKNLATELKKKQKSIFP
- a CDS encoding AAA family ATPase, whose product is MEYYPRIIEEKLEKWLPRKEIILLKGPRQSGKTTLLKHLQEKHGGAYISLEIEEYAKSLKTDPLLFAKRFLEQKILYLDEAQYLKDIGRYVKIIHDHSDKN